One segment of Alistipes finegoldii DSM 17242 DNA contains the following:
- a CDS encoding tail fiber domain-containing protein encodes MKKVLALIVLCFIAFNSHAQLKYQNGYLVYNAMERYNGYMTNWEGWAHCWKFGNRMIKFDLGPADSRVSSNSDKLVLYDTENGGFIDLYARNVYTNSDAASKTNIQSLGSATATLTQLRPVSFEWADKAHYFKTSRRSTGVSNPKEMGFIAQEIEQVLPDIVAVDCEGHRVVNYSALIPLLTKSIQELNGQIETLKAEIEALKSGK; translated from the coding sequence ATGAAAAAAGTATTAGCATTAATCGTATTGTGTTTCATCGCATTTAATAGCCATGCGCAATTAAAGTATCAGAACGGCTATTTGGTTTATAACGCTATGGAGCGTTACAACGGATATATGACCAACTGGGAGGGCTGGGCGCATTGCTGGAAATTCGGGAATCGAATGATTAAATTCGACCTCGGCCCCGCAGATTCGCGCGTTTCCAGCAACTCCGACAAACTCGTACTCTACGATACGGAGAACGGCGGTTTCATCGACCTGTACGCCCGCAACGTCTATACGAACTCCGACGCTGCGTCGAAAACAAATATCCAGTCGTTAGGCAGCGCAACGGCAACCCTCACGCAACTGCGTCCCGTGTCGTTCGAATGGGCCGATAAGGCGCATTATTTCAAGACCAGCCGACGTTCGACGGGCGTTTCCAATCCCAAAGAAATGGGATTCATTGCCCAGGAGATCGAGCAGGTACTTCCCGACATCGTGGCCGTGGATTGCGAGGGCCACCGTGTCGTAAATTACAGCGCATTGATTCCGCTGCTTACGAAGTCTATTCAGGAGCTTAACGGCCAGATCGAAACCCTGAAAGCAGAAATCGAAGCGCTCAAATCTGGAAAATAA
- a CDS encoding tetratricopeptide repeat protein, with protein MKIFIYVCVFLCLYSCSESKHISEELNRTEEIINDYPDSVLRSLQAIAPGSICKKSTKAHYGLLYSLALDKTGQTIDSDSMLRPAVNYFLRKGTNRQKFLSWYCLGRMEYSANNYQKATESYLKALEYQDLIDDPYLIGVCNFVLGELNLKQNNYQRALFYYQEAYENYQAANKTKHQVSAKTAIAAVYYMENDNDNALRDYREALNLSEQFGYEDFQVYCLRCLIGILSNKGVTNETYNYVGRFLQLSDDLSPNDYCVLGEYYLRINKPDSAEYYLNAAISANIGGPRENDAAAKILLAEAYTMNADYRAAYSMQKECLALCDSIHLSYMNNSAAETELRYKNERLEFERYRSSVRQNVIYIIALVSVIAICGIIYIFRRRNKMQKQRIEEYLTLIEELNKTKLQIPDAAKISELLNTRFQVLKELAKTYYEFENSPALTKKVKGILSEKILDKTIISDLENTLNQQYDNVISNFKSEYPKIKPCFVELLCLLYAGFSPQQISVITNETLKTIYMRKFHLKKKIIASHITTKDVILNIIS; from the coding sequence ATGAAAATATTTATTTATGTTTGTGTCTTTCTATGCTTGTATTCGTGTTCCGAAAGCAAACACATATCCGAAGAACTGAATCGAACGGAGGAAATAATTAACGATTATCCGGACAGCGTGTTACGCTCCTTGCAAGCTATTGCTCCCGGCAGTATTTGCAAAAAATCGACAAAAGCGCATTACGGGCTTCTTTATTCGCTGGCGTTGGATAAAACAGGGCAAACCATAGATTCCGATTCGATGCTTCGTCCTGCCGTAAACTATTTTCTGCGGAAAGGCACGAATCGGCAAAAGTTCCTTTCTTGGTATTGTCTGGGACGCATGGAATACAGCGCAAATAATTATCAGAAAGCAACCGAATCGTATCTTAAAGCGCTGGAGTATCAGGACCTAATAGATGATCCTTACCTGATCGGAGTGTGTAACTTCGTGTTAGGAGAACTGAATTTGAAGCAGAATAATTATCAAAGGGCTTTGTTTTATTACCAAGAAGCCTACGAAAACTATCAGGCCGCAAATAAGACCAAACACCAAGTCAGCGCTAAAACTGCCATTGCCGCTGTTTACTACATGGAGAACGATAACGATAACGCGCTCCGGGATTATCGGGAAGCATTGAATCTATCCGAACAATTCGGGTATGAGGATTTTCAGGTGTACTGCCTGCGTTGCCTAATCGGGATTCTTTCGAACAAAGGCGTAACCAACGAAACCTACAATTATGTAGGTCGTTTTCTCCAGTTGTCGGATGATTTATCGCCGAATGATTACTGTGTTTTGGGAGAATATTATTTGCGTATCAATAAACCGGACAGCGCCGAATATTATTTGAACGCAGCGATTTCAGCCAATATTGGTGGGCCGCGCGAAAACGATGCGGCAGCTAAAATTCTCCTTGCCGAAGCCTATACGATGAATGCAGATTACCGAGCGGCCTACTCGATGCAAAAGGAGTGTCTTGCTTTATGTGATTCGATACATTTAAGCTATATGAATAATTCTGCGGCAGAAACCGAACTGCGATATAAAAACGAGCGTTTGGAATTTGAACGCTACCGCTCCAGCGTAAGACAAAATGTAATTTATATTATCGCTTTGGTATCAGTCATAGCGATCTGCGGCATTATTTATATCTTCCGCCGCAGAAATAAGATGCAGAAACAAAGAATCGAGGAATATCTGACGCTGATTGAAGAACTAAATAAGACCAAATTGCAAATACCCGATGCCGCAAAAATTAGTGAACTGCTTAATACGCGCTTTCAAGTCCTGAAAGAACTTGCAAAAACCTATTACGAGTTTGAAAATTCCCCGGCTCTTACCAAGAAAGTCAAAGGCATTTTATCCGAAAAGATTTTGGATAAAACGATAATATCGGATTTAGAGAATACCCTAAATCAACAATACGATAATGTGATTTCTAATTTCAAGTCCGAATATCCGAAAATCAAGCCATGTTTCGTGGAATTGCTATGCCTGCTCTATGCCGGATTTTCACCGCAACAGATAAGCGTTATTACCAATGAAACGCTAAAAACAATATACATGCGGAAGTTCCATTTGAAAAAGAAAATAATAGCTTCGCATATTACAACCAAAGATGTGATTCTCAATATTATTTCGTAA